AGGGCGGCGTGAAGGCGGTCCACCAGCCGCTCGCGGCCACGAGGGCGGGCGGGCGGAGCGAGCTGACGAAGAGGGCGACCGTGGGTAGCATCCACACGACGGCTATGCCGACGACCGCGAGATGCACGAGAAGGCGCATCGCCCACCGACGCGCCGCAGCGGAAGCCGAGCCACCAGGTCCCGCCCACGCCGCTAACGTGATCACCTTGCCCCCTGCTGGCGAAAACGCCGGAGATTGAGCGCGATGGCCGGGACGACGGCCAGCAGGAGGACCACGGCGAGCGCGCTCGCGTGCCCGAAGTCCCGGACCGTGAACATCTCCTTGTACATCCGATTCGCGATGACCTCGGTCTCGTAGTTCCCATTCGTCATCACGTAGACGATGTCGAAGGCTTTGAGCGCGAAGATCACCATCGTGGTCGCCACGACCGCGATGGTGTCGCCGAGCATGGGGATCACGACAAAACGAACGGCCTGCAGCTCCGTCGCGCCGTCGACGCGCGCCGCCTCACGAATCTCTGAGGGAACACCCTTCAGCGCGGCGGAGAGGACCACCATGCAGAATCCAGTCCAGACCCACGCCGCCGCGACAATGAGGGCCAGATTGTTCCAGGGCGGGTTGTCGATCAGCCAGGCATGTGGGTCGAATCCAGGCGCCACGAACATCAGGAAGGCGTTCAGCGTGCCGGTCTGCGGCAGCGGTGGCGGACGGAACTCGTACATCAACCGCCAGATGACGCCCGCCGCGACGAAGGAGATCGCCATCGGCAGAAACACGACCGCCTGCGCCACCCGCTCGTACCGCACTTGGTCGGTGAGGAGCGCGATGGTCAACCCCAGGAGGACCACCGCGGTCGGGAAGACGACGATCCACAGGAGGTTGTTTCGGAGGGCGACCTGCACGCTCGGATCGCCCAGCACGGACGCGTAGTGGGCGAGCCCAATCCACGCGCCGGTCGATGGATTGCGCACGGACAGCAGGACCGTATTGACGGTGGGAAGAACGAGAAATGCCACGACCGACGCGAGGGCGGGCGCCAGCCACAGCCATGGGCGCGCCGCGCGCCGGCCGTTTTGCGGCAGGAGGCCCAGAATGCGCTCGCCAACCGTGACGTAGACGACGCCCGAGGTGACGACTGCCGCCACGGCGGCAATGGCGACGACAAGTCGATCCATCGCTCCTCAGATGCTCCGGAGGCGCTGGCGCGTTCGTGATTTACGTGGCGTAGGCGCTGGTCCGAACCGAGTCGAGCGTCGAGAGGATGGAATCAAGCGAGTCTGGATTGTTGACGTAGTCGAGGATGGCCTTCCAGAAGGCCGTGTTCATCGCGTCCGGCATGAGGTCAGAGGCATCGAAGCGCACGGTCCGCGCACCGGTCAGGAGCTGTGCCGAGCGGGTGGACAAGGGGTCCGGATAGTCGGTCAGGGGAACCTGTCGGTTCGGGGAGATCGCGCCGCCGCGCTTGACCCAGATGGCCTGCGCCTGTGGGGTGCTCAGATATTTGACGAGCGCGCGGGCCTGCGGCGTGTCTTTGAACATGCCGAACAGGTCACCGGCGGCCTCGACGGCTCCGGCATACTGCGAATCGATGTCCGGGAAAGGGAAGAAGTCGAAATCGTCGACGGGGTTGAGCCCTGGGTTGGCCTGAAGGAAGAAGCTGGTGATGAAGCTGGCCTGGTGGTGGAGATAGCACCGCGGGGGATCGCCGAACATCGGGGTGCCCGCGTCGCCGAAGTTCGTCGCCAGCATCCCCTGGCGCCCGCCAAAGACCATCCGGGGATCGGCGACGATCTGGCCCCACGATTGCCAAGCGCGTTTGATCTCCGGCGAGCTCCAGGCGAGCCTGCCCTGATACCACTGGTCGTACACGTCCGGTCCTGCCTGGCGAAGCACGATGTCCTCGAGCCAGTCGGTGCCCGGCCACCCGCTGGACGCGCCACCCTCCAACCCGATGCACCACGGAGTGACACCGGAGTCCGCGATGCGGCGGGAGAGCGCCATCAGCTCGTCCCATGAGGCCGGCTTTTGGTAGCCGGCCCGGGCGAAAGACTTCGGGTCGTACCAGATGAGCCCTTTCGCCGCGGCCTTGATGAAGATCCCGACCTGCTTACCGTTCACCTGCCCGAGCCGCAGCCACTCGTCCGAATACTGATCCCGCATCGCCGACATGTCGAGGACGCCGGCGAGATCCACCAGGTGGCCGCCCCGTGCCAGCTCCGCCATCTGCCCGGGCCCCGGGAGACCCGCGACATCCGGGGGGTTCCCGCCCTGGACGCGGGTCGTGAGCACGGCGTTCAGATCGCGCGTCGACTCGTATTGGACGTGAACGCCGGTCTGATCTTCGAAGGGTTTGACCATGGCGAGAAAGCTGTCCTGCTCGTCCCCGCCCCAGGTTGCCAGGACGTCGACCGAGCCGCCAAGCTTTCCCGAGGATTCGGCGCCCGGCCGCTGCGCAGCCTGCGGCGTGCAGCCCGCGACAAGCGCCAGGGCGATTGAAGCTACGACGAATCGGGCACGCCGTGCCAGCCAGATGCTCATGGCGCCTCCAGCCGCGGGAACGACCCCTCTCCAGATTAGCACAGCCGCGGGGCCAGAAACGCCGTCCTGCATCCGCTCCCCGCGCATTGGGCGGTCGACGCCAGGCGGGTGGGCCGATGCTTCTGGTAGGATGTTGACGGCGATCGCGCGCGGCCCCTCACCGCGGTGAGCCCCGGCCCGCGCCCCCATTCGCTTCGGATCGCCCCAGCCCGACGCCGACTCATGTCGTGCGGCGGCTTGCGCCCATCATCCCATCCAAGCGGTCGGAGTGCGTACGTGGACCCTGTGCTGCCCTGGCTCATGCTCTTCGCCACGGCGATCTTCGGAGGCTCTCTCAACGCCGTCGCCGGCGGCGGGACGTTTTTGACCTTTCCGTCCCTGGTGTTCGCTGGCATCCTGCCCAAGACGGCGAACGTGACTAGCACCGTCGCCCTCTGGCCCGGCACATGGGCGAGCGTCGCCGCCTACCGGCGCGAGCTGGCGCATCACCGCCCGGCGCTCGTGGCGGTGCTGGCAAGCGCGAGCCTGCTGGGCGGCCTCAGTGGCTCGCTCCTCCTGCTGAGCACGCCGCAGATCACTTTCGTTCGCCTGGTCCCGTTTCTTCTGCTCATCGCGACGGTCCTCTTCGCGTGCGGGCGAAGTCTGACGAGCTGGCTGACACGGTGGACCCAGGTGAGCGACGCGACGTCGCGGCGATCACTCGTGGGGCTCTGGGTAGCTCAGTTCGTGATGGCGATCTACGGCGGCTATTTCGGCGGCGGGCTCGGGATTCTCATGCTCGCCGCGTTCGTGGCCATGGGGATCGACGACATCCAGGAAGCGAACGCGCTCAAAAGCCTGCTGACGGCGTGCATCAACGGTGTCGCGGTCATCGTCTTCGTCTTGTCGGGCATCGTCGTGTGGCCGCACGCGCTGGTCATGCTCGGCGGAGCCGTCATCGGCGGGTATGGCGCTGCCTCCATCGCGCGCCGCATCGACCCCCGCTTCGTACGGGCGTTCGTCGTTGCGGTCGGGGCGACGATGACGCTGCTCTTCTTCTTCCGGGCGTAGCGCCGCGGCGCGTGCGTCCCGGACAGTCAGGGCACAATCGAGGGAGCTGACCCGCTAGGGTGCCGGCGTCGGCGTTGCGATGACCCCCTGGCCCTCGGGCAGCGGGGTCAGCTGGATCTGCAGAGACGGCATCGCGGCGGGCGTCGGATTGACCGCCACGCCGATCGAGGTCGATCCCGATCCCATCTGGTTGAGCTGCGTCATCATGTCCTGGATCGCCGATAGGTCGACCATCTGGCTGATGGACGATAGGTCCGGCGTCGGGATCTCCGCGCCCGTCGGTGTCGCGGTGGCAGCCGCCTCCCCGGTCTGCGCGGCGGTCGCATTGGGAGCGTCGCCGGGGTCGGCGGATTGGCCCGATCCGGCCTCGTCGGGCGGCGTCGCGTCCTCGGCCAACTCCGCCAGCGCGACCATGGCGCGGGTCTGGATCTCCTGACCGATGGCAGACGCGTTTTGATCGCCGCGCGAAACGGACTGGACGGCGATGGAATCGACGGTGACCGGCTGCGGGCTGCAGGCGGCCGCCGAAGCCCCTAACAGCAGGACCGCGACAGCGCTGACGACTCCCGCATGAAGCTCGCTTGTGCGTCGGGAAAATCGGTTTGGCATGTCCCCACTCGTGTACGGAAATTGGCGCTTCGATCAGTGTACCTGACTGGTCTGTCTCCGTCGCGGGCCCCGCTCATCTGTTGGACGGCCGGGCGGTGTGATCGCACGCACACCCCGGGCTCCAACAGCGCCGCGACGGAATCGCCTTCGCCTTCGGCCGGTCGACTCCGGACATCGCCGCCCACTCCTGCTAAAGTACGGGCATGCCAGCGCACCGGTCGCGCATCTCACTGGTGGCGACCGTCCTCAACGAGCGACGAAGCCTCCCCGCGCTTCTCGCCTCCATCGCCGACCAGACGCGCGCTCCTGACGAAGTCATCATCGTCGACGGCGGATCCGACGACGGCTCCTACGAAATCCTACGAACGTGGGCGTCCGAGAGCCCCGATCGCACGGCGCTTCAGGTCCCGGGCGCCAACATTAGCCGCGGGCGAAACGCGGCCATCGCTCGCGCATCTGGCGACATCATCGCGGTCACGGACGGGGGCGTCCGCCTGGACCCCGCATGGCTCGAGCGGTTGGCCCAGCCTCTCGAAGCGGACTGCTCGATCGACGTGGCCAGCGGGTTCTTCACTTCCGACCCCCGCACGCTCTTCGAGTGGGTCCTCGGGGCCACCGTGCTCCCAACCGGGGACGAAATCGAGCCGGGCGGATTTCTCCCGTCCAGTCGTTCGGTGGCGATCCGCCGGTCGATGTGGGAAAAGGCTGGCGGATATCCCGAGTGGCTCGACGTTTGCGAGGACCTGGTGTTCGACCGCGCGTTACAGGCTGCCGGGGCGCAATTCGTGTGGGTCCCGGACGCCATCGCGCGGTTTCGGCCTCGCGCCGGCTTCCGCGCATTCTTCCGCCAGTACTATCGCTATGGACGCGGCGACGGGAAAGCGGACCTGTGGCGAGCGCAACACGTCATGCGCTACATCGCGTTCGCGGCGGGGGCTCTCCTCCTCGCGCGAGCCCGGAGGCAGCCCGGCGCCGCGGGCCTGCTCGTGGTCGGCACCGCCGCGTACGCGTATCGTCCGGCGCGCAGGCTGGTGTCGAGCGCGCGAGCTCGGCCCACGGACGACGACGGCCGCGAACCGAACGCGCCGAGGTGGGACCAGCGCAGCGGGCCAGGAGACCGCCACCCGCCGTTCACACCCGGCGATTCCGTCGACTTCGTGCGCGCTGCCGCGCTGATCTTGCCGATCCGGATCGTCGGCGACGTTGCGAAGATGCTGGGGTACCCGGTCGGCCTCCTCTGGCGGACCACCCACCGCGACCGCATCCCCGCGGCCGGCCTGCGCGACGACGTTGCCGCTGCGCGCCCACGCCCCGTCGCCGCCACCGGCAGTTGTGACGTGACCGTAATCATCGTCAATTACAACACGCGGGAGCGACTTCGCTCCTGCTTGCGATCGGTCGCCCGGAGCAACGGGCCGCCCACGATTCAGGTCATCGTCGTAGACAATGCGTCGTCGGATGGCAGCGCGAATATGGTTGCAGCGGAGTTCCCAGACGTCGAGCTGGTGCGCAATTCGGCGAACGTTGGCTTCGCGAGAGCCAATAACGGCGCGATCGAGCGTTCGTGCGGACGCACGGTTCTGCTCTTGAATCCAGACACCGAGCTTCCACCAGACGCCCTCCCGACACTCGTTGGTTATCTCGATGCCCATTCCGATGTCGGAGCTGTCGGCCCGAAGCTGGTTCTTGCAGATGGAACGCTCGATCTGGCATGTCGCCGCAGTTTCCCGACGCCTTCGGTCGCCTTTTACCGGCTCTCCGGGCTATCTCGTCTGTTTCCGGGACATCCGCGATTTGGACGCTACAATCTGCGGTTTCTGGACGCTGACGTCGAGGTGGATGTGGACGCGGTTTCGGGCGCCTGCATGCTCGTTCGGCGGGAGGTCATCGACCAGGTGGGTGGGCTCGATGAGCGCTTCTTCATGTACGGTGAGGATCTTGACTGGGCGTATCGCATCAAAGCCCAGGGATGGCGCATCCGATACAATCCGGGAGTGGTCGTGCGGCACTATAAGGGAGAGGCGAGCCGCCAGGACAGCCAGCGCGCCACCATCGCCTTTTACGACGCAATGCGGCTGTTTTATGAGAAGCACTACCGCTCATCGACGCCCCCGGCGCTCCGCGTGGTAATCGTGGCGGGCGTGTGGGCGCGGTTGATGTGGTCACTCGTGAAAAATGCGCTGCGAGCACCCAGCCAGCGTCGGGTGGCGACGTGATGGTGGGAGCGTCGCCATCTCATCGCCCAGACCTGACGTGACACGATACGGGAGCGACTGACGGTGGCGAACGAGTTCGCGCGCGTCGAACATCCCCGTGCTTCCCTTGTCGCGGCGGTCCGTGACTCCGATGCGCTCGCGACTCGGCCCCTGCCACGCCGCGCCGTTCGAACGGGCCGCGTCATCCGGACATCGTGCGTGCTGGCCATGGTGGTGGGAGACGTCGCGGCCATCGTCCTCGCGTTCCTGCTCGCGTACCAGATTCGCGCCGCGATGGAGCCCAGGCC
This is a stretch of genomic DNA from Chloroflexota bacterium. It encodes these proteins:
- a CDS encoding glycosyltransferase family 2 protein, whose product is MPAHRSRISLVATVLNERRSLPALLASIADQTRAPDEVIIVDGGSDDGSYEILRTWASESPDRTALQVPGANISRGRNAAIARASGDIIAVTDGGVRLDPAWLERLAQPLEADCSIDVASGFFTSDPRTLFEWVLGATVLPTGDEIEPGGFLPSSRSVAIRRSMWEKAGGYPEWLDVCEDLVFDRALQAAGAQFVWVPDAIARFRPRAGFRAFFRQYYRYGRGDGKADLWRAQHVMRYIAFAAGALLLARARRQPGAAGLLVVGTAAYAYRPARRLVSSARARPTDDDGREPNAPRWDQRSGPGDRHPPFTPGDSVDFVRAAALILPIRIVGDVAKMLGYPVGLLWRTTHRDRIPAAGLRDDVAAARPRPVAATGSCDVTVIIVNYNTRERLRSCLRSVARSNGPPTIQVIVVDNASSDGSANMVAAEFPDVELVRNSANVGFARANNGAIERSCGRTVLLLNPDTELPPDALPTLVGYLDAHSDVGAVGPKLVLADGTLDLACRRSFPTPSVAFYRLSGLSRLFPGHPRFGRYNLRFLDADVEVDVDAVSGACMLVRREVIDQVGGLDERFFMYGEDLDWAYRIKAQGWRIRYNPGVVVRHYKGEASRQDSQRATIAFYDAMRLFYEKHYRSSTPPALRVVIVAGVWARLMWSLVKNALRAPSQRRVAT
- a CDS encoding ABC transporter substrate-binding protein, coding for MSIWLARRARFVVASIALALVAGCTPQAAQRPGAESSGKLGGSVDVLATWGGDEQDSFLAMVKPFEDQTGVHVQYESTRDLNAVLTTRVQGGNPPDVAGLPGPGQMAELARGGHLVDLAGVLDMSAMRDQYSDEWLRLGQVNGKQVGIFIKAAAKGLIWYDPKSFARAGYQKPASWDELMALSRRIADSGVTPWCIGLEGGASSGWPGTDWLEDIVLRQAGPDVYDQWYQGRLAWSSPEIKRAWQSWGQIVADPRMVFGGRQGMLATNFGDAGTPMFGDPPRCYLHHQASFITSFFLQANPGLNPVDDFDFFPFPDIDSQYAGAVEAAGDLFGMFKDTPQARALVKYLSTPQAQAIWVKRGGAISPNRQVPLTDYPDPLSTRSAQLLTGARTVRFDASDLMPDAMNTAFWKAILDYVNNPDSLDSILSTLDSVRTSAYAT
- a CDS encoding sugar ABC transporter permease, which encodes MDRLVVAIAAVAAVVTSGVVYVTVGERILGLLPQNGRRAARPWLWLAPALASVVAFLVLPTVNTVLLSVRNPSTGAWIGLAHYASVLGDPSVQVALRNNLLWIVVFPTAVVLLGLTIALLTDQVRYERVAQAVVFLPMAISFVAAGVIWRLMYEFRPPPLPQTGTLNAFLMFVAPGFDPHAWLIDNPPWNNLALIVAAAWVWTGFCMVVLSAALKGVPSEIREAARVDGATELQAVRFVVIPMLGDTIAVVATTMVIFALKAFDIVYVMTNGNYETEVIANRMYKEMFTVRDFGHASALAVVLLLAVVPAIALNLRRFRQQGAR
- a CDS encoding sulfite exporter TauE/SafE family protein, encoding MDPVLPWLMLFATAIFGGSLNAVAGGGTFLTFPSLVFAGILPKTANVTSTVALWPGTWASVAAYRRELAHHRPALVAVLASASLLGGLSGSLLLLSTPQITFVRLVPFLLLIATVLFACGRSLTSWLTRWTQVSDATSRRSLVGLWVAQFVMAIYGGYFGGGLGILMLAAFVAMGIDDIQEANALKSLLTACINGVAVIVFVLSGIVVWPHALVMLGGAVIGGYGAASIARRIDPRFVRAFVVAVGATMTLLFFFRA